In Corynebacterium aquilae DSM 44791, the genomic stretch AGCCATCGGTTTGGCCTCTTTTTCCCTGCGGGTGCTCAACGCCTCCTGGCGCTACCGCGCCGTGCGGCGCGGCAGGGTGCTCACCATCGAATACGGGCTGCTGGACCGGCGTAGCCAAAACATCGCCATGGATCGCATCCACGGCATCAAGATCCACCAACCCCTGCTGTGGCGGCTGGTGGGATGGTGCCAGCTGCAGGTCTCCGTGGCGGGATATGGGCACAGCAAAGATGGCAGCTCCACCAAGATTTTGCCGGTCGGCACCCTCGACCAGGCCCACGAGCTGCTCGTCCAGCTCGGCCCGTTGAGTGCCGCCGAAGTGCAGGCGCATGCCCGCGTCGGGGTGGTCGATGCCAGTGGGATGCGCCCGCCGGCGCGGGTGCGCTGGTGCGATCCTCTCGCGCAGCGGCGGGAAAGCGCAACGCTGATCGGCATGCGGGCCTTCATCACCCACCAGGGCTTTTTTGTGCCCTCGGTGTGTGTGATCGCGCCGCGACACATCCAAGAGTTGACCTTGCATTCCGGCCCGGTGGACCGGGCACTGGGGGTGTGCTCGTTGACCTGTGACCTGGTGGGTGGGCCGGTGAAGATGACGGCTAACCACCTTCAGACCGCGGATGCGGAGGAATTGTTGGCGCAATTGCGGGCACGAAAACTGCCCCCACCAGACAAAATCAACGCACCCATCCAATAAAGTTCAATGCATTGAAAAAAACTCTTGCGGGTGTCCTGAACATCGCCTAGGGTGAAAACTGGTAGCGATAGCCCCGTGGTGCTCACCCCACCCGTGGCGCCCTCGTTCCCGCTTCACCGGCGTGTACCACGCCGGGGTACGGCTTTCAGCCCACCACGTGCCGCCCACCCTTTAAAAAACCGCAGTGACACACCACTGATCAATCCGCTCCCACGCCACAACTTCGTGTTCCGGAGCCGGTGTGCCACACCAAGCCCCCAAGGACATTGCACGCACATGAACATCTTCACCCGCGGAACGACACAACACGGCCGTAGCTGGCGCACCGGCGCCCTCGCCGCAGCTGGCTGCGCACTGCTGACCTTAAGCGCCTGCTCCTCCGGTGGCACCACCACCGACGCGGCCGCCAGCGACAGCGCCGACAGTGCAGACGCCCTCAAGGTTGTGGCTACCACCACCCAGATCTGCGACTACGTCACCCAGATCGTCGCCGGCGCCCCCGGCGATCCCTCCTCCAGCCTGCGGCTGCACAAAACCGCCGCCGACGGCACCGTCACCGACTTAGGCTCCGCCCACGACGACGCGCCCGTGGTTGATTTGACCTGCATCCTGGCCCCCAACGCCTCCGCCCACGACCACGAGTTGACCCGCCAACAGATGAAAGCCTTCGGCAACGCCCAGCTGTTGCTCGTCAGCGGCGTCGACCTGGAACACTTCCTCGACCAAGGCATTGAATCCTCCGGCTTCCACGGCACCCTCGCCGTGACCAGCGGCATCCTCACCGCCAGCGAGGTCACCGACCTGGATGCGGAATTGGCCAAGGAAAAAGACCTGCCCTACACCGTGTTCCGCGGCAGCCAAAAAGTCGACATCGCGAAATGGCCCTTCCCGCCGGAAGAAGGGGAAAGCGAACCCGAATTCACCTACGACCCCCACGTGTGGACTAGCCCCAAAAACGTAGAAGTCCAGGTCAAAAACATCGGCGAAGCCCTCGACCAGGTCGACCCGGACCACAAGAAGCAGTACAACGAAGCCGTCAGCAACTTTGAGGCACAACTCAAAGACCTCGACAACTGGGCCGCCCAAGCCTTCAACAGCGTGCCCAAGGAACACCGGGTCCTGTTCACCTCCCACGATGCCTTCGGCTACCTCTCGCGCGACTACGGCATCGACTTCATCGGAGCGGCGCTGAGCGACTTCAACTCCCAGCAAGACGCCACCGCCGACCACATCGCCCAAGCCGCCAAGGAAGTCAAAGACTCCGGCGCCGTGGCCATCTTCGCCGAAAACTCCACCAACCCGAAGTCCATCGAAGCCGTCGGAAAAGCCGCCGGCGTGAAGGTGATCACCGGTGAAGACGCCCTCTACGGCGACTCGCTTGGCCCCGACGGATCCGCCGGCCAAACCTACATCGGATCCATCATCCACAACGTCGACCAGCTCGTCACCGCATGGGGCGGCACCGTGCCGCCGCTGCCCAACCCGCTCAAGGCCTACGCCCCGGCGAAATAACCCCTAATTGAGACACCGGTGCGTGGCGCACAGCCACCCGGGCACCGGCGCGGCCTGCACCCCGGTGCCGGGAACCTCAAAGGCAGGGGCGTTTTTCCAAGTCCTTACCGCCCCCGCCACCAGCCACCCGGCACCGCCAGCACCCGCCACGCCCCGCCTGCGGCGCACGCGCCACGCACCGGCGACAACTCCACACCCATCACGGCTCGCAGCACCCAGCTGCGGGCCGTGGTGCACGTTCACCAACAGATGAAAAACACCCCCATGAGCGCACCAGCCACCCCACCCGCCCTCACCTTCCACAACGCTGATTTCACCTACCCCGGCACCCACAGCCCATCCCTGACCAAGGTGACCGGCACCCTCGCGCCGGGCGAAGGCCTCGCACTCATCGGGCCCAACGGTGCAGGAAAAACAACCCTGCTCAAAGGGATTCTCGGGCAACTCAAACACACCGGCACCGTCGAAATCCTCGGCTGCGCCCCCGGCCACACCCCCAAAGGCTCCATCGGGTACGTACCCCAACTCGCGGACGTCGACGCCAGCTTCCCCGTCACCGTCTTCGACGTCGTCGCCATGGGACTGATTGCCACCCGCAGCCCCTTTAAAAAACTCTCCCGCAGCCAACGCGCCCGCATCGACGACGCCATCGCCCACGTCGACCTGGCCGGCAAAGCCAAAACCCGCTTCGGCAAACTCTCCGGCGGGCAACGCCAACGCGTCCTGCTGGCCCGCGCCATCGCCGCCCAACCCCGCCTGGTGCTGCTCGACGAACCCTTCAACGGGCTCGACCACCCCAACCGGGAAGCCCTCGTCAACATCATCAACGACATGAAAAAAGACGGAGTCGCCGTCGTCGCCTCCACCCACGACGTCTCCCTGGCCGAAGAAACCGCAGAAAAAGTCGCCCTGCTCGCCGGCACCCAAATCGCCTTCGGCCCCATGGACGAAGCCCTTAGCCCCACCAACGTCGCCACCGCCTACGGCGGCCGCCAACACGAAGACGTCATGCGCATCAGCCAAGGCACAGGAGCACACTGATGAACGCCTGGAACACCCTCGTCAACACCATCGGTGGGGCAGTAGAAGCCACCCGCCACAGCCTCAGCGGCATCCCCGGCCTCGGCACCGTCACCGAAGCGCCCTACATGTTCCGCCCCTTCGTCATGCTCGTCGCCCTCGGCATCATCGCCGGACTCGTCGGCGTCCTCGTCAACCTCCGCCGCATGGAATTCGACGCCGAAGCCGCCGTGCACTCCATCTTCCCCGGCGTCGTCGCCGGCGCCGTCTACGGCGGAATTGATGCCATCGTCCCCGCCGCCAGCATCGTCGCCATCTTCGTCACCATCGCCCTGGTTGTCGTCCACCGCATCGCCAAAAACCACGGCAGCAACCACGACGAAGCAGGCACCGCCGTCGTCCTCACCAGCTTCTTCGCCCTCGGCGTCGTCATGCTCCTCAAAAAAGGCGACATGTCCGGCCAACTCGAAGCCCTAATGTTCGGCCGCCTCCTCCACGTCTCCGACAGCCGCCTCGTCGAATCCCTCATCGTCTGCCTGATTGCCCTAATCATCCTCGCCATCACCTGGCGCACCCAGATCTTCTGCGCCTTCGACGAACAAGGCGCCCGCGCCGCCGGCATCAACACCACCCTCATCGACCTCATCATCACCGGCTGCGTCGCCGCCGTCGTCGTCGCCGGATCCACCGCCGTCGGCATCGTCCTCGTCGTCGGCTACCTCGTCATCCCCGGCGCCGCCGCCCGCCTGCTCACCAGAACCATCCGCGGCATGGTCACCGTCTCCATCGCCGTCGGCATCCTCGGCGGATACGCCGGCATGCTCAGCCTCGACCTACCCACCCAACGCCCCCTATCCCCCCAAGCCGCAGTCTCGCTGACCATGGTGGCCATCTTCCTCACCATCTGGCTCATCACCCAACTCACGCACCTCATCCGGCACCGCACCCCCACCCCCACACCCAGCCACCCCACCACCGACGGGACGCACCACGAAGGAGCCACACCATGCTAAACAGCATCCACGACATGGCCCCCATCCTCACCCGCCCCATCATCGACATCATCCTGCTCGGCGCACTCGCCGGCATCGTCGGCGTCCTCGCCGTCACCCACGAACGCGTCTTCTACGCCGAATCCATCACCCACGGCACCTTCCCCGGCGCCGTCCTCGGCGTCGTCATCGGCTCCCACCTCGGACTCAACCACGACGGACTCGCCATCAGCCTCATGATCGGCGCCGCCGCCATGTGCATCCCCCTCGCCTGGCTCATGCACCGACTCGCAAGCAACAACCACCTCAGCAACCAAGCCGCCGCCGGCATCGTCCTCACCCTCGGCTTCGCCCTCGGATACTTCCTCAACACCTGGTACGCACCCCTACCCCTCAAAATCGAATCCTTCCTCACCGGCAGCGTCCTCACCGTCACCAACACCGACGTCACCGCCGCCGCCATCACCCTCGCCCTAGTCACCATCGGGGTGTGGATCCAACGCCACAAAATCATCTACCTCGCCTTCGACCCCCAAGGCTTTGCCGCCACCGGCATCAACACCACCCCCATCCACGCCCTCGTCCTCACCGCCATCACCCTCACCCTCGTCGTCGTCATCCCCGCCGTCGGCACCATCCTCGCCATCGCCCTCGTCGCCGCCCCCGCCGCCGCCATCATCCCCCTCGTCAACACCCCCCGCGCACTCTTCATCGCCGCCCCCATCACCGGCATCACCATCGGACTCGCCGGACTCGCCATCGCCATCGCCGCCGACATCAGCGCCGGCGGCAGCATCGCACTCACCGCCGGCGGGTTCTACATCCTCACCCGCATCCTGCGCAGCACCACTAAAGCCCAAAACTAAACCCACCGTGCGGTAACCTCAGTGACCATGGACGTCTCCTCACTGCCCGAGAAAACACAGGACTACCTCAAAACAGTCTTCTTCATCGGCGAACGCAGTGATACCCCCGCCTCGCTGAGCGCCATCGCCAACGAAATGGGACAAAAACCCTCCACCACCTCCGAAGCCATCAAAAGGCTCGCCGAACGCGGCCTCGTCCACCACGAACGCTACCTCGGAGTCACCCTCACCGAACAAGGCCAACGCCTCGCCCTGGCCATGGTCCGCCGCCACCGGCTGATAGAAATGTTCCTCTGCCAAACCCTCGGCTACACCTGGGACGAAGTCCACGACGAAGCCGAAATCCTCGAACACGCCATCACCGAAACCCTCCTCGACCGCATCGACGCCCACCTCGGCCACCCCACCCGCGACCCCCACGGCGACCCCATCCCCACCGCCGACGGCACCATGGACCAAGTCGGCGCCGACGACCTGACCACCCTCACCGTCGGCGACACCGCCACCATCGACCGCATCCTCGACCGCGACCCCGAACTCCTGCGCTACCTCGCCGCCCACGGCATCCTCCCCGGCGCACCCATCACCGTCACCGACGCCCCCTACCCCGGCATGCTCGTCATCCAAACCCCCGGATACGACCCCGCACCCATCACCGAACGCGCCCTCGAAGCCATTAACATCCAACAAAAACCCTAAAAAAGGGCACAAAACACAACCCAACCCCACCCCCACACCACCCAGCCCTGCCTACACTCACACATAGAAACACACCATCGTGAAGGGACCCCACACAATGGGGAAAAACAAAACCGGCGCCCACCACACCCACCACCCCGCGCCCACCACCCCGGTGGCACTGGCAACCCTGACAACACTGGCCGCCCTGGCAACCGGCTGCGCAACCACCCCCGCCCCCACCCAACCCCAGCCCGAAGCCACCCAAGTCACCTCCCTCTCACTAGCCCCCAAACACCCCGTCGAAACCACCCCCACCAGCATCACCCCCACCCTCGGGATGATGGAACTCGACCACAACATCGCCGGCGGATACACCGTACGCTGCACCGTCAACCACAACGACACCACCATCGGCTACGTCATCGGCAACAGCACCCTCGAAAAAAACAGCGCCCAAAAAGACGCCCACAACTACATCACCGCCTTCGGCAACGACAACGCCAAAGCATCCCGCTGCGTAACCATCAAAGAACTCTGGGACTCCGGCGCCTACGACCGCGACATGCAACCCATCGCCACCCCCGCCGCCAACTCCAGCACCCCCCTCGGCGCCGACCCCCGCGAAATCAACCTCACCAACCCCGACAGCCCCGCCGAACCCCTCCCACTCGCACCCGAACTCGAAGAACCCACCCCCACACACTAACCCCCCAAACCACCCCTAACGGCCACCCACAAAACCCAACTGCCGCCACACCTCAAACACCGCCACCGCAGCAGCATTCGACAAATTCATACTCCGATTCCCCGGCACCATCGGCAACCGCACACACTCCGTCACCCGCGGATCCCCCAACACATCCCCACCCAAGCCCGTCGGCTCAGTCCCAAACAACAACACATCCCCCGGCACATACGACACATCAGTAAAACGCACCTCCGCGTGCGCCGTAAACGCAAACACCCGCGCCCCCGGCAACGCATCAAACGCCGCCCGAAAATCCTCATGCACACTCACCCGCGCCAAATCGTGATAATCCAACCCCGCCCGGCGCAAATTCTTCTCCTCCAAATCAAACCCCAACGGGCCCGCCAAATGCAGATGCGCACCCGTATTCGCACACATCCGAATCGCATTACCCGTATTCGGAGGAATACACGGCCGATCAAACACAACATGCACAAAAGGATCAGCACAACCGGCAACAGCAACAGACTCAGAAACACTTCTCACAACCGAGAAGTCTAGGCCACCACCCAACCAACCCCACCCCCGCCCACGTGCAGCACCAAGCAACAGTTTCGTAGAATGACCCACGTGACTGCACTCAAACTCGATGGACAGCTGTACCGCGACGAAATCTTCGCCGACCTGGCGCGCCGGGTCGACGCGTTGAAAGCCCGGGGAATTACCCCGGGGTTGGCAACCGTGCTGGTTGGCGATGATCCTGCTTCGCACGCTTATGTGAAGATGAAGCACCGCGACTGCGAACAGATCGGCGTCAACAGCATCCGCAAGGATCTTCCCGCGGACGTGACTCAGGAAGAACTCAACGCGGTCATTGACGAACTCAACAACGATGACGCATGCACGGGCTATATCGTGCAGTTGCCGTTGCCGAAGCACCTGGATGAAAACGCGGTGCTGGCCCGCATCAACCCGGATAAGGACGCTGATGGCCTGCACCCCACGAACCTGGGCAAGCTGGTGCTCAACGAGGATGCACCACTGCCGTGCACCCCTAATGGTTCTATTCACCTGCTGAAGCGCTTCGGCGTGGAGTTGGATGGCGCGCATGTGGTGGTCATTGGTCGTGGCGTCACGGTGGGCCGACCCATCGGTTTGATGCTGACCCGCCGCAGCGAAAATTCCACGGTGACGCTGTGCCACACCGGCACCCGTGATCTGAAAGCAATGACCTTGCAGGCGGATGTCATCATCGCTGCGGCCGGTAAAGCCCACATGCTGACCAAGGACATGGTCAAGCCGGGCGCTGCGGTGCTGGATGTGGGAGTGTCCCGCGTGGACGGCAAACTAGCAGGGGATGTGCACCCCGATGTGTGGGAGGTCGCTGGTGCGGTGTCCCCGAACCCCGGCGGGGTGGGCCCGCTGACGCGTGCTTTCCTGGTGCGCAATGTGGTTGAGCGCGCCGAAAAAGCCGCCGGCCTGTCCTCTTAGCCGTTTTCTTTTCGCCGCGCCTCGCGCCGAAACGGCCCCCTGGACTTTAGGGGTGAGACCCGGTGCGAGGCGCCCTTGTGTGTTGCGCTAGGCTCTAGACTTTCACCAAGCGCCCCCGCTTTATTGTTTTGCCCATCTTTTTCGCTGAAAGCGTCGTTGAACTCATGCCGCACACCACGCACAAGCTTGACGCCATGCTGCGTAATCCGCATGACCGCCGCCAAAAGCCATCGGTTTTTCCGGTGGCCGCGCAGTGGGCGGGCATTGCGGTGTTTGTGGTGTGCCTGGCGCTGTCGGGGGTGTGGGCGTTGACTGACCACTGGCGGCGCGCATCTTTCGCGTTGGGGGTGGCGATGCTGTGGTTGACGCTGCTGCGCGCGACCTGTGATTCCCGGGTGATGGGTATTTTGGCGGTGCGTTCGCGCCGCTTCGATATGGCGTTTACTGCGGTGTTGGGCTCGGCGCTGGTGTTTTTGGCCCTGAGCGTGGACTCTTTGGGCAGCGGTTAGCCTGATCAAAAAGCACCAGGCTGACCTGCGGTAGCGCAGGAAGCTGGTGCCGGTGGGATTGGGTTATTTTCCGCGCAGGTTGATGAGGGGTTCGCGGGGGCTGCCGGCCGGGCCGTCGTTGTGCGGGTGGGTGGTGATGTAGTGCAGGAAGCGGCGGGCGATGGTGTCGAGCTGCCGGGATTCGGTCAGGAAGGCATCGTGGCCGACGGGGGAGACAATTTTTGCCATGCCGATGAGGTTGCCCAGGTTGCGGGAGAGATGTTCCTGCTGGTGGTAGGGGTAAAGGATGTCGGTGTCGACGCCGGCGATCATGGTTGGCACCTGAGAGGACGATAGGGCTTTGTTGAGCCCGCCGCGCCCGAGCCCGATGTTGTGGCGGTTGAGGGCTTCGGTGAGGATGACGTAGCTGCCGGCGTCGAAGCGTTTGACGAGTTTGTCGGCCTGGTAGTCCAGGTAGCTGTTGACGGCGAAACGCTGGTGGGGGTCGATGAAGGCGCCGAGCGGGTTTTCGCCACTTTGGGCGTCGGCGCCGAAGCGCTCGTCGAGTTCGAGTTCGCCGCGGTAGGTCAGGTGGGCGATGCGCCGGGCGTTGGCTAGTCCTTCGGCGGGGATGGTGCCGGTGGCGTAGTAGTCGCCGCCGTGCCAGTGGGCGTCTTGGGTGATGGCGCCGATTTGTGCCTGCTGGATGCCGATTTGCCAGGCGCTGGCGCGTGCGGAGACCGCCAGCACGAGGGCGGCGTCCATGAAGGTGGGGTAGAGCAGGGTCCATTCCAGGGTGCGGGCGCCGCCGAGGGAGCCGCCGACGACGGCTTGGACGTGGTGGACGCCGAGGGTGGAGAGGAATTGGGCTTCGGCGTGCACGAGGTCGCGGATGGATAAGGCAGGAAAGCGGGAGCCCCAGGCGTTGCCGTCCGGGTGTGGGGAGGACGGTCCGGTGGACCCGCTGCAGCCGCCGATGACGTTGGTGCAGATCACGCAATAGTGCTCGGTGTCGAAGGCCTTGCCTGGGCCGATGAGATCAGCCCACCAGGTGGCGGCGTCCGAGTCGCCGGTCAGGGCGTGTTCGACGAGGATGATGTTGCTGTGGCCGTCCGCGTCGACTTGGGGCGTGCCCCAGTAGTGGTAGGCGATGACGCAGTCGTCGATGACGGCGCCGGCTTCTGTGGTGAAACTACCGATGGGCAGCGTGGCGGGTGTGCCGGGTGCGGAAGGAAACTGCATGGGTGGTCGGAGTCCTTGGGGTTTCGGTGAGGGTTTGCCGGTGGGGCAGACCAATGCAGCCCACTATATCTGTACCGCTCTGTCTATTCCACCGTGGGGTAGGTCTTCTGACACCGCGGACTGCTGGAGGGCCTGGACTAGGGCCCAGGGCGCCGTGGCCGACACTGGGGAGAGGACGTGAAAAACGCCCCGGCCAACCTAGCGGTGATCGCAAGGTTGTGGGCGGGGCGCTGGAAAAGGCGGCTGCGAGTGCCGGCTTTGGGGGCCGGCTAGTGTGCGGCGGCAGAATCCACGTCGCGTTGGGTGTTTCGGGAACGCGTCCACACCGGGTGCAGGCCGGGTAAAAACCACACGCCGATGGCGGCGATGAGGGCGCTGGCCACAGCCCACCAGGTGGCATCGGTGGCGTCAACCGCCAAGAAAGAAAAGGCAGGCACGATCGCGACGATGACCCAGATGCACACCAGGGCAAGGACGAAAGTGGGCTTGATGCGGGAGTTTTCCGCCCAGCCGGCCTGCGGGAAGCGGGCCTTGGCCTCCGCGCGGACGCGGCGCAGTGGAGACTGGGCGGCGGCGAGCGCTGCAATCACGCACAACAGTGCGCCGACGCCGGCGACAAGAAGGTTGGACATGGCGATGCCTCCCGCGCAGACAGCGGCGCCAGCGGCCATGCCGGCCCTCTCGGGGAGGCGGGCAGGAATGGGGGTGGCGGGATCAATGTCCGGGTAAAGCGCTGAGA encodes the following:
- a CDS encoding bifunctional methylenetetrahydrofolate dehydrogenase/methenyltetrahydrofolate cyclohydrolase, with product MTALKLDGQLYRDEIFADLARRVDALKARGITPGLATVLVGDDPASHAYVKMKHRDCEQIGVNSIRKDLPADVTQEELNAVIDELNNDDACTGYIVQLPLPKHLDENAVLARINPDKDADGLHPTNLGKLVLNEDAPLPCTPNGSIHLLKRFGVELDGAHVVVIGRGVTVGRPIGLMLTRRSENSTVTLCHTGTRDLKAMTLQADVIIAAAGKAHMLTKDMVKPGAAVLDVGVSRVDGKLAGDVHPDVWEVAGAVSPNPGGVGPLTRAFLVRNVVERAEKAAGLSS
- a CDS encoding metal ABC transporter ATP-binding protein yields the protein MSAPATPPALTFHNADFTYPGTHSPSLTKVTGTLAPGEGLALIGPNGAGKTTLLKGILGQLKHTGTVEILGCAPGHTPKGSIGYVPQLADVDASFPVTVFDVVAMGLIATRSPFKKLSRSQRARIDDAIAHVDLAGKAKTRFGKLSGGQRQRVLLARAIAAQPRLVLLDEPFNGLDHPNREALVNIINDMKKDGVAVVASTHDVSLAEETAEKVALLAGTQIAFGPMDEALSPTNVATAYGGRQHEDVMRISQGTGAH
- a CDS encoding metal ABC transporter substrate-binding protein, with product MNIFTRGTTQHGRSWRTGALAAAGCALLTLSACSSGGTTTDAAASDSADSADALKVVATTTQICDYVTQIVAGAPGDPSSSLRLHKTAADGTVTDLGSAHDDAPVVDLTCILAPNASAHDHELTRQQMKAFGNAQLLLVSGVDLEHFLDQGIESSGFHGTLAVTSGILTASEVTDLDAELAKEKDLPYTVFRGSQKVDIAKWPFPPEEGESEPEFTYDPHVWTSPKNVEVQVKNIGEALDQVDPDHKKQYNEAVSNFEAQLKDLDNWAAQAFNSVPKEHRVLFTSHDAFGYLSRDYGIDFIGAALSDFNSQQDATADHIAQAAKEVKDSGAVAIFAENSTNPKSIEAVGKAAGVKVITGEDALYGDSLGPDGSAGQTYIGSIIHNVDQLVTAWGGTVPPLPNPLKAYAPAK
- the metX gene encoding homoserine O-acetyltransferase MetX, whose translation is MQFPSAPGTPATLPIGSFTTEAGAVIDDCVIAYHYWGTPQVDADGHSNIILVEHALTGDSDAATWWADLIGPGKAFDTEHYCVICTNVIGGCSGSTGPSSPHPDGNAWGSRFPALSIRDLVHAEAQFLSTLGVHHVQAVVGGSLGGARTLEWTLLYPTFMDAALVLAVSARASAWQIGIQQAQIGAITQDAHWHGGDYYATGTIPAEGLANARRIAHLTYRGELELDERFGADAQSGENPLGAFIDPHQRFAVNSYLDYQADKLVKRFDAGSYVILTEALNRHNIGLGRGGLNKALSSSQVPTMIAGVDTDILYPYHQQEHLSRNLGNLIGMAKIVSPVGHDAFLTESRQLDTIARRFLHYITTHPHNDGPAGSPREPLINLRGK
- a CDS encoding DUF3017 domain-containing protein; protein product: MPHTTHKLDAMLRNPHDRRQKPSVFPVAAQWAGIAVFVVCLALSGVWALTDHWRRASFALGVAMLWLTLLRATCDSRVMGILAVRSRRFDMAFTAVLGSALVFLALSVDSLGSG
- a CDS encoding metal-dependent transcriptional regulator, with translation MDVSSLPEKTQDYLKTVFFIGERSDTPASLSAIANEMGQKPSTTSEAIKRLAERGLVHHERYLGVTLTEQGQRLALAMVRRHRLIEMFLCQTLGYTWDEVHDEAEILEHAITETLLDRIDAHLGHPTRDPHGDPIPTADGTMDQVGADDLTTLTVGDTATIDRILDRDPELLRYLAAHGILPGAPITVTDAPYPGMLVIQTPGYDPAPITERALEAINIQQKP
- a CDS encoding metal ABC transporter permease; this encodes MFRPFVMLVALGIIAGLVGVLVNLRRMEFDAEAAVHSIFPGVVAGAVYGGIDAIVPAASIVAIFVTIALVVVHRIAKNHGSNHDEAGTAVVLTSFFALGVVMLLKKGDMSGQLEALMFGRLLHVSDSRLVESLIVCLIALIILAITWRTQIFCAFDEQGARAAGINTTLIDLIITGCVAAVVVAGSTAVGIVLVVGYLVIPGAAARLLTRTIRGMVTVSIAVGILGGYAGMLSLDLPTQRPLSPQAAVSLTMVAIFLTIWLITQLTHLIRHRTPTPTPSHPTTDGTHHEGATPC
- a CDS encoding metal ABC transporter permease, whose translation is MAPILTRPIIDIILLGALAGIVGVLAVTHERVFYAESITHGTFPGAVLGVVIGSHLGLNHDGLAISLMIGAAAMCIPLAWLMHRLASNNHLSNQAAAGIVLTLGFALGYFLNTWYAPLPLKIESFLTGSVLTVTNTDVTAAAITLALVTIGVWIQRHKIIYLAFDPQGFAATGINTTPIHALVLTAITLTLVVVIPAVGTILAIALVAAPAAAIIPLVNTPRALFIAAPITGITIGLAGLAIAIAADISAGGSIALTAGGFYILTRILRSTTKAQN
- a CDS encoding tRNA (cytidine(34)-2'-O)-methyltransferase, translating into MRSVSESVAVAGCADPFVHVVFDRPCIPPNTGNAIRMCANTGAHLHLAGPLGFDLEEKNLRRAGLDYHDLARVSVHEDFRAAFDALPGARVFAFTAHAEVRFTDVSYVPGDVLLFGTEPTGLGGDVLGDPRVTECVRLPMVPGNRSMNLSNAAAVAVFEVWRQLGFVGGR